A stretch of the Candidatus Jettenia sp. AMX2 genome encodes the following:
- a CDS encoding FAD-linked oxidase C-terminal domain-containing protein, translating into MNKTAPVQSKITQWTDTLSRLIGKENVLSALEDRLCYSYDGSKQKSIPDMVIQPQSTRHVSDILRFAHESMLPVYPRGAGSGLSGGAVPVKGGIVLDFTRMNRILEIIPEDLTATVEPGVVTHTLQSEAAKYNLFYPPDPASAAFSTLGGNVAECSGGITGLKYGVTRDYILSLEIVLADGSIIHTGRKTLKSVTGYDLTRLFVGSEGTLGVFTQITVKLLPLPEKIQTLLAFFASPQEAVKTSNQIISNNLLPRALEFIDKSSIDCIRGYKKEVQIPADAHAVLLVDIDGKEESVRIEAFLAEKIIRENHAFSVISAKNDKERNDLWEVRRALSPALYTMAPYKINEDICVPRSRMLEVLLRIDTIHREYPSLRVANFGHIGDGNIHVNVMYREAGHRPMAEKMIKEILLATVELGGTISGEHGIGNVKAEYLPLEIPPRELCIMKDIKRILDPKGILNPGKIFL; encoded by the coding sequence ATGAACAAGACAGCGCCTGTACAATCAAAAATAACTCAGTGGACAGATACGCTTAGCCGGCTTATCGGGAAAGAAAATGTACTTTCCGCACTGGAAGACCGGTTATGCTACTCATATGACGGTTCAAAACAAAAAAGCATACCTGACATGGTAATACAGCCACAATCAACCCGGCACGTATCTGACATTTTGCGGTTTGCACATGAGAGCATGCTGCCCGTTTATCCACGGGGTGCTGGTTCAGGGCTTAGCGGCGGGGCAGTTCCGGTAAAGGGAGGAATTGTCCTGGATTTTACCCGCATGAACCGGATACTGGAAATTATTCCGGAAGACCTTACCGCTACGGTTGAGCCGGGGGTTGTTACTCATACATTGCAGAGCGAGGCTGCGAAATATAACCTTTTCTATCCACCGGACCCTGCCAGCGCTGCCTTTTCAACTCTTGGTGGCAATGTAGCGGAATGTTCCGGCGGGATTACCGGTTTGAAATACGGGGTTACAAGAGATTATATTTTATCGCTGGAGATTGTCCTTGCTGACGGAAGCATTATCCATACCGGCCGCAAGACCTTAAAGAGTGTTACGGGTTATGACCTTACCCGGCTCTTTGTCGGTTCGGAAGGTACACTTGGCGTTTTTACCCAAATTACGGTAAAATTACTTCCACTCCCGGAAAAGATTCAAACACTTCTGGCTTTTTTTGCATCCCCACAGGAGGCGGTAAAGACCTCGAACCAGATTATCTCAAACAACCTTTTACCACGGGCACTTGAATTTATTGATAAATCAAGCATTGATTGTATCAGAGGATATAAGAAGGAAGTTCAAATACCGGCGGATGCACATGCTGTCCTCCTTGTCGATATTGATGGAAAGGAGGAAAGTGTCAGAATAGAGGCATTTCTTGCAGAAAAAATCATACGGGAGAACCATGCATTTTCAGTTATTTCTGCAAAAAATGATAAAGAACGGAATGACTTGTGGGAAGTAAGACGCGCCTTATCTCCTGCGCTCTATACGATGGCTCCGTATAAGATTAATGAGGATATTTGTGTTCCCCGCAGCAGAATGCTGGAAGTATTGCTGCGGATAGATACTATTCACAGGGAGTATCCTTCATTGAGGGTTGCCAATTTCGGCCACATCGGAGACGGCAATATTCACGTCAACGTTATGTACAGGGAGGCAGGACACCGGCCAATGGCAGAGAAAATGATTAAAGAAATCCTTCTTGCTACGGTTGAGCTTGGTGGAACAATTTCCGGTGAACATGGCATTGGGAATGTAAAAGCAGAATATCTCCCACTCGAGATACCTCCCCGTGAACTCTGTATCATGAAAGATATTAAACGAATATTAGATCCAAAGGGAATCTTAAACCCGGGTAAGATATTTTTATAA
- a CDS encoding chemotaxis protein CheW, giving the protein MANILVIRVRETWFGIETFYVKAITKNTGWLNNKSPANFTNGITAYNGQNISLAGFPDESKNCLTADLVIVSFNGNKYLLQVDEIIDIFQVDEKDILPFPAFAKKHMSKYFFKGVFCIDSKLVLLLDVSKFSAYFSS; this is encoded by the coding sequence ATGGCAAATATCCTGGTGATCAGGGTAAGAGAAACCTGGTTTGGCATAGAGACGTTTTATGTGAAGGCTATAACAAAAAATACCGGATGGTTAAACAACAAGTCCCCCGCAAATTTTACCAACGGTATTACAGCATATAACGGTCAAAACATATCCCTGGCTGGTTTTCCGGATGAATCTAAAAATTGTCTGACGGCGGATCTGGTAATTGTATCATTCAATGGCAATAAGTACTTACTACAGGTCGATGAGATAATCGATATCTTCCAGGTTGACGAAAAGGATATATTACCTTTTCCTGCATTTGCAAAAAAGCATATGTCAAAATATTTTTTTAAGGGCGTATTTTGTATAGATAGCAAACTGGTATTGCTACTTGATGTCAGCAAATTCTCTGCTTATTTTTCAAGTTAG
- a CDS encoding methyl-accepting chemotaxis protein encodes MSDIYWNLVIPLAIIFIFNFSLFVLTKTKVIQRLKLTRNLIVTLVVITLIPILSIGFVNYRRISSILSDDAFDRVRSIGKTHTILLNDKLKNIKTDAEIIAQHWIIKEILRQTSVERADREDPGFKTLFKNVQGHLDRIASVNEYIDIMLVSANGNIELTSTAHTKKIGMDISTEYYFQSGKERTHFTGVFYDKLSGKNLMYLITPCFDSQGRFIGCVIVKLKIKRIYDGLFDHEDLGNLGEAYLVNQERLMISESRSQEDAILKVKVDTHGVNEGLAGKSGAAVYRDYRDIPVIGSWHPVKYTNWILLVEIDKKEAFAPLRANQINQSILISATIVLVVLIAVFSARSTIKPVQELIEVSRHVREGKLDREVKEQCYGEIGILINSFNDMLRSMKSLAKQADAACKGDLTISMDAKGELANAFNSLLEHLRLFIKQTQESVVHISSASVEIMSNSEEQSGSSAELSASVSEITATMEELSASAKQIAFNAESVAKIAEDSRTTSLQGMESVSTSIHVMEEIKNVTENNANKIAFLCERAQKVGDIVGIIKEIASETHLLALNAAIEASAAREFGKRFGVVAAEVRRLAERTKASAEETNAIVIEIQAATNAAVLTTEQSVKRVERGVEIVRNAVQSFETILTLTKQTADASEQIVVATHQQDRATEQAALTLREISGVVKHMAEGLKQLTAAIAELNKLTINSNNILQKFKI; translated from the coding sequence ATGTCTGATATATATTGGAACCTTGTCATACCACTTGCTATCATATTTATCTTCAATTTTTCCCTGTTTGTATTGACCAAAACAAAGGTTATCCAAAGATTAAAACTCACCAGGAATCTCATTGTCACATTAGTTGTTATAACACTGATCCCCATCTTGAGCATTGGATTCGTAAACTATAGAAGAATTTCCTCTATTCTTTCTGATGATGCTTTCGACAGAGTAAGGTCTATTGGAAAAACACACACAATACTTCTCAATGACAAGCTGAAAAATATCAAAACCGATGCTGAAATTATTGCACAACACTGGATTATAAAAGAGATTTTGAGGCAGACATCGGTTGAAAGAGCAGACCGGGAAGACCCCGGCTTCAAAACTCTATTTAAAAATGTACAAGGCCACTTGGACCGAATTGCATCGGTAAACGAATATATTGATATTATGCTGGTTTCAGCCAATGGCAACATAGAGTTAACAAGCACTGCCCATACAAAAAAAATAGGTATGGATATTTCCACAGAATACTACTTTCAATCGGGAAAGGAGAGAACCCATTTTACAGGCGTGTTTTATGACAAACTCTCCGGCAAAAATCTTATGTACTTAATAACACCCTGTTTTGATTCGCAAGGCAGGTTTATAGGGTGTGTTATAGTGAAACTAAAAATAAAAAGGATTTATGACGGGTTATTTGATCATGAGGATTTGGGTAATTTGGGTGAAGCATATCTTGTAAATCAGGAAAGACTTATGATTTCCGAATCCAGATCTCAGGAAGATGCTATACTTAAGGTTAAAGTAGATACTCACGGAGTAAATGAAGGTCTTGCTGGTAAAAGTGGGGCTGCTGTTTACCGTGATTACCGGGATATACCGGTAATCGGTTCATGGCATCCTGTAAAATATACAAACTGGATATTACTCGTAGAAATTGACAAAAAAGAGGCATTTGCACCCTTGCGTGCTAATCAAATAAACCAGAGCATCCTCATATCGGCAACCATCGTTTTGGTAGTCCTTATTGCCGTTTTTTCAGCACGTTCTACTATAAAACCCGTCCAGGAATTAATCGAAGTTTCAAGGCATGTTAGGGAAGGAAAACTGGACAGAGAGGTGAAAGAACAGTGTTACGGTGAAATCGGCATTCTTATAAATTCATTTAACGATATGCTAAGGAGCATGAAATCGCTGGCAAAGCAAGCTGATGCCGCATGCAAAGGCGATCTTACCATTAGTATGGACGCAAAAGGAGAGCTTGCTAATGCATTTAATTCCCTTTTAGAACATTTACGGTTATTTATTAAGCAGACGCAGGAGTCTGTTGTCCATATTTCTTCGGCATCAGTAGAGATAATGTCTAATTCCGAAGAACAATCGGGCAGTTCGGCAGAATTGTCTGCCTCCGTCAGCGAGATAACAGCAACTATGGAAGAGCTTTCTGCTTCTGCAAAACAGATCGCTTTTAATGCAGAATCAGTAGCAAAAATTGCTGAAGATTCCCGTACTACCAGTTTGCAAGGCATGGAATCGGTTTCCACATCTATCCATGTTATGGAAGAGATTAAAAACGTTACAGAGAATAATGCAAACAAAATAGCTTTTTTATGTGAAAGGGCACAAAAGGTCGGGGATATAGTGGGAATTATTAAGGAAATTGCCAGTGAGACCCATTTGTTAGCCTTAAACGCTGCTATAGAGGCATCTGCCGCCAGAGAATTTGGCAAACGGTTTGGTGTGGTGGCAGCAGAAGTAAGAAGACTAGCGGAACGGACAAAGGCATCGGCAGAAGAAACAAATGCGATCGTTATCGAGATCCAGGCTGCAACCAATGCAGCGGTTTTAACTACAGAGCAAAGCGTAAAAAGAGTAGAGAGAGGGGTAGAAATCGTACGAAATGCAGTGCAATCCTTTGAAACGATATTGACCTTAACAAAACAAACGGCTGACGCTTCCGAACAGATTGTTGTAGCAACTCATCAGCAAGATAGAGCTACAGAGCAAGCTGCATTAACGCTACGCGAAATATCAGGGGTTGTAAAACATATGGCTGAGGGATTAAAACAATTAACGGCCGCTATTGCAGAATTAAATAAATTAACAATCAATTCTAATAATATTCTTCAGAAGTTTAAGATATAA
- a CDS encoding chemotaxis protein CheW, with protein MIDNKNQAIGDFSEGKTEEEPKQFVGIRLGKELYGIPIEKTKEVVRPSQITRIPGSAPHIMGLMNLHGEILCIVEIKVLLNREKTVPSENSRVLVIKTSEGPVGVFCDEITNIYTIPHENIETILPTSGDKKTSFIQGQARVREGLMGILDIEQLLYAQER; from the coding sequence ATGATTGACAATAAAAATCAGGCAATAGGCGATTTTTCAGAGGGAAAAACGGAGGAAGAGCCGAAGCAGTTTGTAGGAATAAGGCTTGGAAAAGAATTATACGGCATTCCTATTGAGAAGACAAAAGAAGTTGTCAGACCTTCTCAAATAACAAGGATACCGGGGTCAGCGCCGCACATTATGGGGCTCATGAATCTGCACGGGGAAATCCTGTGCATCGTGGAAATAAAGGTACTGCTCAATAGGGAAAAAACGGTTCCTTCCGAAAATAGCCGCGTACTGGTGATAAAAACCAGTGAAGGCCCTGTCGGTGTCTTCTGTGATGAGATTACAAATATCTACACGATTCCACACGAAAATATTGAAACCATCCTTCCTACGTCAGGTGACAAAAAAACTTCCTTTATTCAGGGGCAGGCACGGGTTAGGGAAGGATTAATGGGTATTTTGGATATTGAACAGTTGTTATATGCTCAGGAGAGATAA
- a CDS encoding pyridoxal phosphate-dependent aminotransferase, whose amino-acid sequence MALSRIAREVRTSATLAITAKAKQLVAKGIDVINFGAGEPDFDTPENIKNAAIKAIKDGCTKYTPTAGTLVLKEAICEKLYKDNGLTYNPAQIIVSAGAKQSILNIVLVLCDRGDEAIIPSPYWVSYPEMVVMAGATPVFLKTTDKEHFKITKESLARVITPRSKVLFLNSPSNPTGMVYSEKELREIVGFAVEQGLYVISDEIYEKILFDGMCHVSPAAFSGECYKKVITINGFSKVYSMTGWRLGYAAGPEEIIKAAVNIQDHTTSGASSITQMAGLEALRGDQSSVNFMVREFDKRRKYIVSRLNNMEGVSCLLPQGAFYAFPKVSDLYKRKFGGQSVTNSFDLVNLLLEKAHVAFVPGAPFGSDDYVRISYATSMENIEKGMDRFEKFLPL is encoded by the coding sequence ATGGCGCTATCAAGAATTGCCAGGGAAGTGAGGACTTCAGCAACGCTTGCCATTACTGCGAAGGCAAAGCAACTAGTGGCAAAAGGTATCGATGTAATCAATTTTGGTGCGGGGGAGCCGGATTTTGATACCCCGGAAAATATTAAAAATGCAGCCATTAAGGCCATCAAAGACGGCTGTACCAAATACACGCCTACCGCAGGGACACTGGTATTAAAAGAGGCGATTTGTGAAAAGCTTTATAAAGATAACGGATTGACCTATAATCCCGCCCAGATTATTGTTTCCGCAGGGGCAAAACAATCGATCCTTAATATTGTGCTGGTTTTATGTGACAGGGGGGATGAAGCCATTATTCCTTCTCCGTATTGGGTGAGTTATCCAGAAATGGTCGTTATGGCAGGTGCTACTCCGGTATTTCTTAAGACCACAGATAAAGAACATTTTAAGATTACCAAAGAATCCCTAGCAAGGGTAATTACACCAAGATCTAAAGTACTCTTTCTCAACAGTCCCAGCAATCCCACCGGCATGGTTTATTCGGAGAAGGAGCTTCGGGAAATTGTAGGTTTCGCTGTTGAACAGGGATTGTATGTCATTTCAGATGAGATCTATGAGAAGATATTGTTTGACGGTATGTGCCATGTGAGTCCGGCAGCTTTCAGCGGGGAGTGTTACAAGAAGGTAATTACGATAAATGGTTTTTCAAAAGTATATTCCATGACCGGATGGAGGCTCGGATATGCAGCCGGGCCCGAAGAAATTATTAAAGCCGCAGTAAATATTCAGGACCATACTACCTCCGGTGCCAGCTCAATAACTCAAATGGCTGGCCTGGAGGCTCTCAGAGGTGATCAAAGTTCTGTAAATTTCATGGTTCGTGAATTTGACAAGCGGAGAAAATATATTGTTTCCCGCCTCAACAATATGGAAGGGGTTTCCTGTTTACTCCCACAGGGTGCATTTTACGCATTTCCAAAGGTATCAGATTTGTATAAAAGAAAATTCGGGGGTCAATCAGTAACGAATTCCTTTGACCTTGTAAACCTGCTGCTTGAAAAGGCACATGTTGCTTTTGTCCCGGGAGCACCTTTCGGTTCGGATGATTATGTAAGGATTTCTTATGCAACGTCTATGGAAAACATTGAGAAAGGGATGGACCGGTTTGAGAAGTTTTTACCTTTATAA
- a CDS encoding diguanylate cyclase has protein sequence MAHERILVVDDSPLVLNIVSEFLENNGFTTLAANNGVEAIEKTFKEQPDLIILDVLMPRMNGYQVCRLLKSDPETLHIPVIILTVKDQTYDKYWGDQVGADGYLSKKFEQTVLLEMIKKLIQKNQKTTSTRSFIRENSLFSAVDIISKMNSLLDRKLFEATVLNEMSSLIEKGVGDFKSTVDIVMNTLAMIVGYNVGVIVTMEEQHATCFITINHPVSERYLKEVEVHVKNYLKKYNIYYFENAVTRFNTDKIKKADDIKGQRISFFDVPVRHANRLGGLIILAQDISEKIENKETEFFKTATRQAYIVIENSWLYNKVKRLAITDSLTGNYNHGFLYESLYKEFARSERNYLPLSLLLLDVDYFKKINDTYGHREGDSILYKLSQIFKNYIRSYDILGRYGGEEFMIILPETEKNNGVKFAERIRKAVEEYNFGDDNKIIKCTISVGVSNYPNNETKNTEDLIIKADKALYRAKAEGRNRVCT, from the coding sequence ATGGCACATGAACGTATTTTGGTGGTTGATGACAGCCCTTTGGTGCTGAACATCGTAAGTGAATTCCTTGAGAATAACGGATTCACAACACTTGCAGCAAACAACGGCGTTGAGGCTATCGAAAAAACCTTTAAGGAACAACCGGATTTAATAATACTTGATGTGCTTATGCCAAGGATGAATGGTTATCAGGTATGCCGCTTGCTCAAATCAGATCCGGAAACCCTTCATATTCCTGTTATCATTCTGACTGTAAAAGACCAGACCTATGACAAGTATTGGGGTGACCAGGTTGGAGCGGATGGTTACTTATCGAAAAAATTTGAACAAACAGTACTCTTGGAGATGATAAAAAAACTGATACAAAAAAACCAGAAGACCACTTCCACCAGATCATTTATTAGGGAGAATTCTTTATTCAGCGCTGTAGATATCATTTCCAAAATGAACAGCCTGCTTGATAGAAAATTATTTGAAGCAACAGTATTAAATGAAATGAGCTCGCTGATCGAAAAAGGAGTAGGGGATTTTAAAAGTACCGTAGATATAGTGATGAACACCCTGGCAATGATTGTAGGGTATAATGTTGGGGTAATTGTCACCATGGAGGAACAACATGCAACATGCTTTATAACTATAAATCATCCCGTCAGCGAAAGATACCTGAAAGAAGTAGAAGTGCATGTAAAAAACTATCTTAAGAAATACAATATCTATTATTTTGAAAATGCCGTAACGAGATTTAATACCGATAAAATAAAAAAGGCCGATGACATAAAAGGACAAAGAATATCATTTTTTGATGTGCCAGTAAGACATGCTAACAGGCTGGGAGGATTAATCATATTGGCTCAGGATATTTCGGAAAAAATTGAAAACAAGGAAACAGAGTTTTTTAAGACTGCAACCAGGCAGGCATATATTGTTATAGAGAATTCGTGGCTCTACAATAAAGTAAAAAGACTTGCAATAACAGACAGTCTGACAGGTAATTATAATCATGGATTTTTGTATGAGAGTTTATATAAGGAATTTGCCAGATCAGAGAGAAATTATCTGCCCCTTTCGCTTTTACTTCTGGACGTGGATTATTTCAAGAAAATAAACGACACCTATGGTCACCGTGAAGGCGATTCCATATTATATAAATTATCACAAATCTTTAAAAATTATATAAGAAGCTACGACATTCTGGGGCGTTATGGAGGAGAGGAATTTATGATCATCCTCCCGGAAACGGAGAAAAATAACGGGGTAAAGTTCGCAGAACGGATTAGAAAAGCAGTTGAGGAATATAATTTCGGGGATGACAACAAGATCATAAAGTGTACTATCAGTGTTGGTGTATCAAACTATCCGAATAATGAAACAAAAAACACTGAGGACTTGATTATTAAAGCAGATAAAGCCCTTTACAGGGCAAAAGCCGAAGGCAGGAACCGTGTATGTACCTGA
- a CDS encoding hybrid sensor histidine kinase/response regulator produces the protein MNDNFDRAAFIPKFADESKDRIQRLNHIILAFEKNPSNPELLKEIMRELHTIKGTARMMGFHDIVTLSHAAEDLFARINEKQLKPAKALHDVVFQALDLLEKLVEAKLKNTMPINIDEMCQLLEIISAGVDSLSSKSIPSAPSKAAPYSPLLNTPFIAPFQYESKDIFEEDIHNKTMPAREVEKIVRLGLNKVNALSNHFVELLMTRMAFHQRYKEITRLCNHAKQLKATVTDTRSVKNLFEELSKYSAAYESDIARLDTVIEGIRQHIMSMRMQPASTIFDLAARAVRDISRQCNKEANLLISGAEVELDNTIVEMLKEPLTHLLRNAIDHGIEEPYIRESLGKKKTGTILLTAKQEGGDVFITVEDDGKGMNKDLIKKTAVMKGLLLEEEAKVLPDEEIYRFILHPGFTTSNAVTDISGRGVGLDIVKAFVDRLHGSLFIESVEGQGVRFILKVPASISLMNVLMVKVGTMILAVPSSGVERIATVFWKDIKTLEGKSFIYREDQTISLVRMADIFMENEKGNEEADKATVIIFRPERGKTGFVVSELLYEEEVVFQEFKGYLKKPRYFSGFITLGTGEVVLTLDMQELITAENFLQTLPVDKTPVKLGPEVRNVILIAEDSMITAELEKNILINAGYEVDIAIDGIDAIEKLHKRKYDLLVTDIDMPGMNGFELTARVRADKRLKDMPVIIITSKEKNEEKRRGIEAGADAYILKKEFDQSNLLNVVKRLISE, from the coding sequence ATGAACGATAATTTTGATAGAGCTGCTTTCATACCTAAATTTGCAGATGAGAGCAAGGACAGAATACAAAGATTAAATCATATCATTCTGGCATTTGAAAAAAATCCATCCAATCCTGAACTGCTTAAAGAGATTATGCGTGAACTTCACACGATCAAAGGTACTGCAAGGATGATGGGATTTCATGATATTGTGACCTTATCCCATGCGGCTGAAGACCTGTTTGCAAGAATTAATGAAAAACAGTTAAAGCCTGCAAAAGCGTTGCACGATGTTGTGTTTCAGGCATTGGATTTACTCGAAAAATTGGTAGAAGCGAAACTGAAAAATACCATGCCCATAAATATTGATGAGATGTGCCAACTACTGGAAATAATTTCTGCGGGTGTAGATTCTCTGTCTTCAAAATCTATTCCGTCTGCACCTTCAAAAGCCGCCCCTTACTCCCCTTTATTAAACACGCCGTTTATAGCCCCTTTTCAATATGAAAGTAAGGATATATTTGAGGAAGATATCCATAATAAAACAATGCCCGCGCGCGAAGTAGAAAAGATAGTAAGGCTCGGATTAAACAAGGTCAATGCCTTATCCAATCATTTCGTTGAATTACTCATGACACGGATGGCTTTTCATCAAAGGTATAAAGAAATAACAAGGCTCTGCAATCATGCAAAACAACTAAAAGCAACCGTAACAGATACCAGGTCGGTAAAAAATTTATTTGAAGAACTTTCAAAATATTCAGCAGCGTATGAATCAGATATTGCAAGACTGGATACTGTTATAGAGGGTATCCGCCAGCACATAATGTCCATGCGCATGCAACCAGCATCAACAATATTTGATCTTGCAGCCCGTGCAGTAAGAGACATTTCACGGCAATGTAATAAAGAAGCAAACCTGTTAATATCAGGAGCAGAGGTGGAATTGGATAACACTATCGTAGAAATGCTTAAGGAACCCTTGACACACCTGCTGAGGAATGCGATAGATCATGGTATAGAAGAACCTTATATCCGTGAATCTCTTGGAAAGAAAAAAACAGGAACTATTCTATTAACCGCAAAACAGGAAGGAGGGGATGTTTTCATTACTGTAGAAGATGATGGAAAAGGCATGAATAAAGATCTGATAAAGAAAACTGCTGTCATGAAAGGACTTTTACTTGAAGAAGAAGCTAAAGTATTACCGGATGAAGAAATTTACCGGTTCATCTTGCATCCGGGTTTTACTACAAGTAATGCCGTTACTGATATATCAGGACGTGGTGTAGGTTTAGATATTGTTAAGGCATTCGTGGACAGATTACATGGCTCTTTGTTCATCGAATCGGTTGAAGGACAGGGCGTCAGGTTTATTCTGAAGGTTCCTGCATCGATATCCCTTATGAATGTTTTAATGGTAAAGGTAGGAACTATGATCCTTGCCGTCCCATCCTCTGGTGTAGAACGTATTGCTACGGTTTTTTGGAAAGATATAAAGACACTTGAGGGAAAATCTTTTATTTACAGGGAAGATCAAACCATTTCCCTGGTCAGGATGGCGGATATTTTCATGGAAAATGAAAAGGGAAACGAAGAGGCGGATAAAGCAACGGTTATTATTTTCAGGCCCGAAAGGGGAAAAACGGGGTTTGTTGTGAGCGAATTACTTTACGAAGAGGAGGTCGTTTTCCAGGAATTTAAAGGTTACCTGAAAAAACCGAGATATTTTTCAGGTTTTATAACACTGGGAACAGGAGAAGTCGTTCTCACCCTCGATATGCAGGAACTGATCACTGCAGAAAATTTCCTGCAGACACTGCCCGTTGATAAAACTCCGGTGAAATTAGGACCTGAGGTGAGAAACGTAATCTTAATTGCTGAAGATTCAATGATAACAGCAGAACTGGAAAAGAATATCCTTATCAATGCAGGTTACGAAGTAGATATTGCTATCGATGGTATCGATGCAATCGAAAAATTACACAAAAGAAAATATGATTTACTTGTTACCGATATTGATATGCCCGGAATGAATGGGTTTGAGTTAACCGCAAGGGTAAGGGCAGATAAAAGGCTGAAGGATATGCCCGTTATTATCATTACCTCAAAGGAGAAGAATGAGGAAAAGAGGCGGGGTATTGAGGCAGGTGCGGACGCCTACATCCTGAAAAAAGAATTCGACCAGAGTAATCTGCTCAATGTTGTGAAAAGGTTAATAAGCGAATAG
- a CDS encoding CheR family methyltransferase — translation MYLSRKTQEDLLTTTDFNKFRRYIEDHTGISLDENKQNTLKTCLDARMDIFNIRDYDSYYSLIASDEGEKEFCELLNLLLVKETFFFRDKGQLNILTKKIVPELLKKKKGEEIKIWSAGCATGEEPYSIAMSIMENFTNGSLNFSIIATDISAESLELAGKGIYKKTSMRSIDELLLNKYFSQKEGLYYLHEQIKQLVRFDVMNLVKPCFPSGKNVFDIIFCKNVIIYFGLEKTKTVIQKFYDMLTEEGVLFIGYSESLWRISDKFKLEEADGVFFYRKAGNESTVSLEKKLQQKAPEEKTILRLQSISPRNNTHTQQRVDLCIASETQTAGSNGSGVNTKQVHGRNLSHRIKQELKLTGNFGYEDKLEHIDKILQTDPKNEEVHLFLAKIYANRGVYEKALQKCQDVLVEMNDLSAEAYLLTGSVFYKTGDRERAVWSLKRAIYLDERSALSHYYLGNLYKDSGLIGMAIKEYKQVIHIFDASAENDEQLIDEVFTVRQLKELCMKNIELLKEYKKN, via the coding sequence ATGTACCTGAGCAGAAAAACACAAGAAGATCTCTTAACAACAACTGATTTTAATAAATTTCGCCGGTATATAGAAGATCATACAGGTATCTCTCTGGATGAAAACAAGCAAAATACGCTGAAAACATGCCTGGATGCCCGGATGGATATTTTCAATATCAGGGACTATGACAGCTATTATTCGTTAATCGCCAGCGATGAAGGAGAGAAGGAATTCTGCGAATTATTGAATCTTCTCCTGGTGAAAGAAACGTTTTTCTTCCGTGACAAAGGCCAATTGAATATTTTAACAAAAAAAATAGTACCTGAGTTACTGAAGAAAAAAAAGGGAGAAGAAATAAAAATATGGAGCGCCGGATGTGCTACAGGTGAAGAACCCTATTCCATTGCAATGTCGATCATGGAAAACTTTACAAACGGCAGTCTTAATTTCTCTATCATTGCTACAGATATCAGTGCAGAATCTTTGGAACTGGCAGGAAAAGGTATTTACAAGAAAACAAGTATGAGATCTATTGATGAGTTACTGTTAAACAAATATTTTAGTCAAAAAGAAGGGTTGTATTATCTGCATGAACAGATAAAGCAACTTGTTCGTTTTGATGTGATGAACCTTGTGAAGCCTTGTTTTCCTTCCGGAAAGAATGTGTTTGACATTATTTTCTGTAAAAATGTGATCATCTATTTCGGATTAGAAAAAACAAAAACAGTGATTCAGAAATTTTATGATATGCTTACAGAGGAAGGCGTTCTCTTTATAGGGTATTCTGAATCACTCTGGCGAATATCAGATAAATTTAAACTTGAGGAAGCTGATGGGGTATTTTTTTACAGAAAAGCCGGAAACGAATCAACGGTGTCCCTGGAGAAGAAACTTCAACAAAAAGCGCCGGAAGAAAAGACTATCTTACGATTACAATCTATATCACCCCGGAATAACACACATACACAGCAAAGGGTTGATCTATGCATTGCATCCGAAACTCAAACGGCAGGTTCAAATGGATCCGGCGTGAACACAAAACAGGTTCACGGCAGAAACCTTTCTCACCGGATTAAACAAGAATTGAAACTTACAGGAAACTTTGGTTACGAAGACAAACTGGAACACATTGATAAAATACTACAAACGGATCCTAAGAATGAAGAAGTTCACTTGTTCCTGGCAAAGATATATGCAAACAGGGGAGTATACGAAAAGGCCTTACAAAAATGTCAGGACGTTTTGGTGGAGATGAATGATTTGTCAGCAGAGGCATATTTACTAACAGGGAGTGTTTTTTACAAAACAGGGGATAGAGAAAGGGCCGTTTGGTCTCTCAAGAGGGCAATCTATCTGGATGAAAGATCTGCATTATCCCACTATTACCTTGGAAATCTTTATAAGGATTCAGGTCTTATCGGTATGGCAATAAAGGAATATAAGCAGGTAATTCACATCTTTGATGCGTCTGCCGAAAATGATGAACAGTTAATTGATGAGGTTTTTACGGTAAGACAATTAAAAGAACTTTGTATGAAAAATATTGAACTGTTAAAGGAATACAAAAAGAATTAA